The Haloplanus sp. CK5-1 genome segment AGGATCTGACTCCCCTGGGCCTGTTCGTCCTGTTTCTCTTCTTCGGGGCGACCGTCGGTACGGTGCTGGCAGTCGGGACCTACTGGGCGCGGTGGGCGTACCTCGACCAGTTGGCGACCGCACGGGCGAGCGAAATCGAGGCGACGCTGCCCCGGACCATCGCGTTCGTCTACGCGCTCTCCCGGAGCGGGATGCCGTTCCCGTCGGTGCTCGCGACGCTCGCCGACAACGACGACATCTACGGCGAGGCCGCCCGCGAAATCGGTGTCGCAGTCCGAGAGATGGATACCTTCTCGACGGATATCCTGACTGCGCTCAGACACACCGCCGAGCGAACGCCGAGCGAGGGCCTAGAGGAGTTCTCGGACAACCTCGCTAGCGTCCTCGGGAGCGGGCGGAACCTGTCGTCGTTCCTTCGCGAGCAGTACGAGCGCTACCAGGAGGAAGCCGAGTCCCAACAACAGCAGTATCTCGAACTCGTCGCGACCTTCGCCGAGGTGTACGTGACGGCCTTCGTCGCCGGTCCCCTCTTCCTGATCACCATTCTCGTCGTCATCGGCCTGGTCATCGAGGACACGCTCACGCTCGTCCGGATCATCGGCTACGTCGGCATCCCGCTGGCGAGCGCCGCTTTCGTCGTCTACATCGACAGCCTGACTCAACACGAGACGGCGATGACGAACGTCAGCCGCGACGCCGACGTGGCCACCGCAGCCGCGGCAAGCGGTGAGAGGGACACGTCGACCGGACCGCCGACACCGCCCGTCTCGGACGGCGGCGAGACGGTCGACCACTGGCGGCGAAACGCCGCTCGACTCGCAGCCTACGACCGACTGCGCACGCTACGGGCGTGGACGAAACACCCGCTCCGGAGCGTCCTCGAACGACCGTGGATCAGCCTCGTCGTCACCGTTCCCGTGGGAGTGCTCTGGATCTTGGCTCGCTCCGTCCCCATCCCGCTCGGCCCGTCCGCGCTCCAGACACTCGACCAACCGGTCATCGAGGCGTCGCTGTTCGCGATGATCGTGTTCGCCGCCCTCCACGAGACGCACAAGCGGCGAGTCAGGCGGCTCGAACGCGCCGTCCCCGACTTCCTCGACCGCCTCGCGAGCGTCAACGAGGCGGGGATGACCGTCGTCGAGAGCATCCAACGGGTCGCCGGCACCGACTTGGGTGGCCTCGAAGCCGAAGTGGACCGGACCTGGCGGGATATCCAGTGGGGGACCGACGCGTCGACGGCCCTCAGACGGTTGGCGGTCCGAACCCGCGTCCGGATGGTGTCACAGGCGGTGACGCTGATCACGAACGCGATGGACGCGAGCGGCGACATCGCACCTGTCCTCCGGATCGCCGCCGACGAGGCCCAAGAGACACGCCGTCTCAGGCGCGAGCGGCGACAGGAGATGCTCACCTACGTCCTCGTCATCTACATCTCGGTGCTCGTCTTCCTCGGCATCATCGCGGCGCTGACCGTCGCCTTCATCCCCGCCGTCCAAGAGGCGGCCGGTGCAGGGACCGGCACGTCGGCGTCGGCTCCCGGCGTCGGCGGCTTGGCCGGCGCGTTCTCCGGGACGGACGTCGACACCGGGGCGTACGAACTCCTCTTTTTCCACCTGTCGGCGATCCAGGCGGTCTGTTCTGGCATCATCGCCGGCCAACTCGCCGAGGGTGGGACGTCGGACGGGATCAAACACGCGGCCGGGCTGCTCACACTCGCCTACGTCGTGTTCGTCCTCGCACTCTGATCCGTCGCGGCACGTATATGTGCGCCGCGCCACGCGAGGGTACATGGACCGACCGGATCCACGGACCACCTACGACCGCATCGCGGACCACTTCGCCGCGACGCGCGAACATCCGTGGCCGGAGATAGAGTCGTTCGTCGCCGACGCCGAGCCGACTTCGCTGGCGCTCGATGTGGGGTGTGGCAACGGTCGCCACGCCGAGACTCTCGCCGACCGCGCCGACCGCGTCGTCGGCCTCGACGCCAGCAGAGGGCTCTTGGAGACCGCGCGACGACGATACGTAGACCGGGGACACGACTTCGGCTTCCCGCTCGTTCAGGGCGATGCCGCCCGGCTCCCCCTCTCGGCCGACCGGTTCGGCCTCGGCGTCTACGTCGCGACGCTCCACCACCTCCGACCACGGGCGACCCGGATCGACAGCCTCGACGAACTCGAGCGCGTTCTCGCGCCGGGCGGACGAGCGCTCGTCTCCGTCTGGAGTACTACCCACGACCAGTTCGACGCCGACCGAGGGTTCGACACGACCGTCGACTGGACGCTCCCGGACGGCGAGACGGTCCCGCGGTACTACCACATCTACAACCCCGAGGAGTTCGACCGCGACCTGTCCGCGAGTTCGCTCGTCGTCCACGATGCCTTCCGGGCGAGCGGCAACTGTTACGCCGTCGTCGGGCCGGGCGACTGACGCGCCGCGAACCGCCGATCCGCCCCGGCGCTCTGGGGACGCGACCGCACAGACGTGGAGGACTTAACCCCCCGGCGGGAGTACGTCCACTCGATGAGCGATATCGACACCGACTACGACTATGACTACGACGTCGCCGTCGTCGGCGGCGGGCCGGCCGGTCTGACCGCCGCGCTGTACGCCACCCGACTCGGTCACGACACCGTCGTGTTGGACCGCGGTGGCGGGCGAGCGGCGATGATGCAGGACACCCACAACGTCATCGGCGTCACCGAAGACGTCTCGGGCGTCGAATTCCTCGCGACGGCGCGCGAACAGGTCCAGTCGTACGGCGCGACCTACCGCCGGGCGTTCGTCTCCGGCCTCGACAGGGACGACGACGGCCGGTTCCGACTGGAGACCGACGACGCGACGCTCGCCGCCGACCGCGTCGTCCTCGCGACGGGGTTCAGCGACTCGCGTCCCGATCCGCCGCTCCCGCCGACGGGCCGGGGGCTCCACTACTGTCTCCACTGCGACGCCTACATGTTCGTCGACGAGCCGGTGTACGTGATGGGCCACGGTGACAGCGCCGCCTACGTCGCGATGATCATGCTCAACTTCACCGACGAGGTCGACCTGCTCACCCGCGGCGACGATCCGACGTGGAGCGACGAGACCGGCGAGATGCTCGACGCCCACCCGATCGACGTGATTCACGAGGAGATCAGCGGCATGAACCGCGGCTCGGACGGGTGGCTGGAGAGTTTCGAGTTCGAGGACAGCGTGGGGCCACGTCCCACGGGCAGCGAGGGACGCGGTCACTCGGGCAGTCGGCCTCCGGCCGACGACAGCCGGACGGAGTCCGGCGACGGTACCGTCCGCGAGTACCGCGGTGGCTTCCCGATGTATGGATCGGAGTACAACGCCGGCCTGGCCGACGACGTCGGCTGCGAGCGCAACGACGACGGCACGGTCGTCGCGGACGACCACGGCCGGACGAGCGTCGACGGCGTCTACGCCGTCGGTGACCTCGTGCAGGGCCACAACCAGATCCCGGTGGCGATGGGGCAGGGTGCGAAGGCCGGTATCGCCATCCACATGGACCTGCGGGCGTTCCCGCGCAGCCTCGACGAGATCGAGGAACGGGGTGCGGTCGACCCCGACGAGGTGCCGGCGATATCCGAGGCGCTCCGGGAGCAGGCACGGGCGTTCCGCGAGGGCGAGGCCACCGCCGCGGCCGACGACTAAACGTAACTGCCTTATCCACCGACCCTGAAGCACGTCGTGCGCGCCGGTGGTCTAGTGGTAGGACCTGAGCCTTCCAAGCTCATGGCCCGGGTTCAAATCCCGGCCGGCGCATACCTCCTACTCCCTGTTTTCTCCGAAACCGGTGAAAGAGGTAGAAGCCCGATGAAAGCCTCAGCCGAGGAACGAAAGGACGCACTGGACAAAATGGGCTGATTAGCCACGCTGAAATCGTTGATCGGTGATAGGTTTCAGAAGTAGTGCTGAATACAGAGCACGAATCGACCACTAGAGAACGAGCCGGACCCATCGGTACGGACGGATGGTGCACGTAGATACCTGGGGCTCAGCGCAGATACTGCAGGTGTCAGGTACGAATCGGCCGAACTGATTGTCATTTTAATTAAAAAGAGTACCACCGACAAAATGTTCGGTGGCTATAACCGTATGGGTCGTACCCGAATACATGGAAATATCGTTCAGGTGTCCGTGCAGCTCGGAGGTGAGAGCTGACGGGGAGTGGAAGTCGGAGCAGTCCGCCGATCTGACACAGCAGTGCCCGAACTGTGGTGAGGAGTTCATTGTTACCGTTACCTCGCTCGGTAAACCATCGCCCACAATCAGGGTAGACGGAGGAAATCAGGGGTAGCCACGGCTGATAGCCGCAGTATTGACACTGAATCATGGAGTGCTCAGCCCCAAGCCGGGGAGACAACGATAGATTTCACGCTTGGTAGTTATAAAAGATACCACGATGACTGTCCGCTGTTCTATATGACCGATTCTACCGACTCACGCCCGACGGTGTTGATTGTAGACGACGAACAGGGCTTAGTCGATGTGTATGCGGCCTTCCTAGCTGATGACTATACCGTACGGACAGCCTACGGTGGGGAGGAGGCACTCGACCAGTCTAATGAAGACGTCGATGTCGTGCTCTTGGATCGCCGGATGCCCACCATTTCGGGAGACGAAGTCCTCTCAACAATTCGAAATTGCGAGAGCGACTGTCAGGTTGTTATGGTGACGGCAGTGTATCCAGACTTCGACGTGTTGGATATGGGATTTGGCGGATGTCTCACCAAACCCGTTGATAGCGGCGAGTTACATAGCGTTGTCGAGCAACTGCTCACGCGGCGTGGGTACGACGAACAGATCCAGAACTATTACCAACTGATCGCCAAACGCGCTGTGCTTGCAGCTGAAAAATCCGAAAACGAACTCAACGCAAACGACGAATTCACTGCTCTCAAACAGCGAATCGGCGAACTTGGGGCCAAGGTAGATACAGCCATCGGAGAGTTTGATGTCTCCGACTTTGGAGCATCATTCCGTAAATTAGACAGCTCCTAACGATTGGTGCCCTAATTCGTCGAGTGAGTCGTTGGTAGATTAGTCAGTGAGTGATGGGAACTCACATAGAATGAAAGTGAAATTTGCGAAGGCATATCAGTGTTGGCACCGTTACTCCGGTAGCTATTTATGCCCATTAATCACACACCAATTTCGCAGATAAGTACCGGAGTCGAGGGTCTCGACGAATTATTACGCGGGGGGTTTATCCAGAATCGGATGTATCTGGTCACCGGAGAGCCAGGGACCGCAAAAACGACGCTCGCCATGCACTTTCTCCACGAAGGACTTGCCAACGACGAAACAGTCCTCTATATTCACGGGGAAGAATCCGCCGAGGAACTCAAAACCAATGCCGCCCAATTCGGTATCGATATCAGTGCTGTGGAGTTTCTCGACCTCGGCCCCGATTCGGACTTTTTCACCGAAGATTCGTCTTTCGACCTCGTCGATTCCAGTGATATCGACCAAGAACGCTACACCGAGGTGATTCACGAGGCAATCGAAGAAATTGACCCCGGACGGGTGGTCGTCGATCCGATCACCCAACTCCGTTATCTCGAAACGTCCGACTATCACTACCGCAAACGGATCCTCTCGTTCATACGGTTGCTCAAAAAGCGCGGCGTCACGATCCTCGCTACGGCCACACTGGATACGAATCAAACCGCGTCCGCAGATATCCGATCCCTGAGTGATGGTGTCGTCACACTCTCCCGTGTCGCCGATGGGCGGCGCATCGAAGTAATGAAAAATCGGGGTGTAGGCCAGATCGAAGGCGATCACGGAGCCGAAATCCGCTCCAGCGGACTCGAAGTGTATCCTCACATTCGTCCGGAACCGTCCGACCGTGAGTTCGATCCGACCCCGGTCGGATCCGGTATCCCCGAACTCGATGAGATGGTTGGCGGGGGGTTCGAACGCGGAACCGTGACCTTCATCACCGGTCCAAGTGGGGTCGGGAAGACCACGCTTGCGACAGTGTATCTCGTCCAAGCGGCACGACAGCTAGGCAAGTCGGTGATCTACCTCTTCGAGGAACGGATCGAAACGTTCGAACACCGATGCCGATCGCTCGGGATCCCGATCGACGAATTGCGGGAGGAGGGACTACTTCTGATCAACGTAATCGAACCGGGGACACTCTCCGCCGAAGAGTTCTCCCACAAGGTGCGACGAGAGGTCGAAGAGGAAAACGTAGAGACCGTTATGATCGATGGTGTGAGCGGCTACGCCTCGGTGATCAAAGGCAACGAAGACGGTCTTGATCGGGACCTACAGTCCCTGACTCGCTACCTTATCAACAGAGAAGTGACCGTCTTCGTCACCGATGCAACGCACCAGGTGACGGGACTGTCATCCGCCACGAGCCACAAGATCAGTCAAATCGCAGATAATCTCACGTTCATCAGTTACGTGGAAATTCAGAGTTCACTTCGAAAAGTTATCGGCGTACTCAAAAAACGAACTGGTGAGTTCGAATCCAGTTTTCGTGAGTTCGAAATCACCGCGGACGGTATCCAAATCGGTGAACCCCTAACGGAATACAGCGGGATCCTTCACGGCGCACCACAGGCCGGCGGACCACCACAACGGAATCTCGAGTCAGAGTGATGACGCAAAAACGGACACTTCCCATCGGACCCAGCGAAACATCGGAGACAGTCCAATTACTCGTCGCCGATGCTGGAAACCGGTCGACAATCAGTAGAATGCTCGACGACCACTTCGGAGTGGAGACGAGTCAGACCGTAACCGACGCCGATCTGTACCTCGTAGAGGATCACCTGTTTCCGGAGTATAGAGTTGCGTTACGCGACCGGATCGAGCGAGAACATCCGGCGTTCTGTCCGGTGGTTCTGATTCGACGTGAGAGTACGGATCTGAAGCAGGGAAACGGGAACCAGTCTACCCCCGAAGAGGTCACTCTCTACGACGAGGTGGTGGATGCACCGATCGACCCATCCCAATTGATCCGGCGACTGAACTCGTTGCTCGTCCGCCGTCGGCAGTCTCAGGAGTTGATGCGGCAGGTCTCGACGTTGGAGGAGCGTGAGCAACGCCTCCGCCGTTTCGAGCAATCCGTCGAATCGACCGGGAATGGAATCGTCATGACCGATTCCGCCGGGACGATCGAGTACGTGAATCCGGCTCTCGAATCGATGGCCGGATACACTGAAGACGAAGTCCTCGGGGAGTCCCCACAGAGACTCTTGCCCGAAGGAGCTGAAGGAGTCTTCGACGAGGAGTTCTGGGAGACGTTAGCGGACCAAGGGGGATGGGAGGGTGACTTCATCATCGAGGGCAAGGATTCTCAACGTCTAGTGGTCAATGCGACGGCTACCGCACTTCAGGATGTGAACAACCAAACCGAGGGGTTCGTCATCGTACTCAGTGACATCACCGAGCGGATCCAGCATGAACAAGACTTGGAGGACAGAGAAGAGGAACTCGATCTGCTCCGGAAAATTTTGACGCGATATCTCCGCCACAACATGCGAAACGATCTCAATGTCATCCAAGGCAGTGCAGAGTTGCTGCAAATAGACGGGTCGCTGTCACCGGAGCAGATCGAACTGACCGAGTCGATTATCGATAAAACGGAAGCCCTCTCCGAGATGAGCGATACGGCACGGACCTACAGTTCACTACTCGGAAGGGATACCGAGTTGTCCACGTTTGATCTCTCGAAACTCACGACTGAGGCGGTTCGACGAGTCCGACAGACCCACTCTGACGTGACGTTCGAACTCGATGTTCCCGAAACGTGTGAAATTCGTGCCCGAGAAGGGATTCAACGTGCGTTCGAGGAACTGATCGACAACGCTGCACGGCATAATGATGCGACGGAACCGTGGGTGCGTATTCGG includes the following:
- a CDS encoding type II secretion system F family protein, which produces MIAHLLPLGLVVVLLLPVVLSPFSRRADLFVSRLAVPIFGDYVGGSSRKARQRSRMRATHAGTTHRVFASRTLFFAGLAGVVGGILGVYVAVWLVDLFSISRGAILAVVPGPLSVLAGLTRLQDLTPLGLFVLFLFFGATVGTVLAVGTYWARWAYLDQLATARASEIEATLPRTIAFVYALSRSGMPFPSVLATLADNDDIYGEAAREIGVAVREMDTFSTDILTALRHTAERTPSEGLEEFSDNLASVLGSGRNLSSFLREQYERYQEEAESQQQQYLELVATFAEVYVTAFVAGPLFLITILVVIGLVIEDTLTLVRIIGYVGIPLASAAFVVYIDSLTQHETAMTNVSRDADVATAAAASGERDTSTGPPTPPVSDGGETVDHWRRNAARLAAYDRLRTLRAWTKHPLRSVLERPWISLVVTVPVGVLWILARSVPIPLGPSALQTLDQPVIEASLFAMIVFAALHETHKRRVRRLERAVPDFLDRLASVNEAGMTVVESIQRVAGTDLGGLEAEVDRTWRDIQWGTDASTALRRLAVRTRVRMVSQAVTLITNAMDASGDIAPVLRIAADEAQETRRLRRERRQEMLTYVLVIYISVLVFLGIIAALTVAFIPAVQEAAGAGTGTSASAPGVGGLAGAFSGTDVDTGAYELLFFHLSAIQAVCSGIIAGQLAEGGTSDGIKHAAGLLTLAYVVFVLAL
- a CDS encoding class I SAM-dependent methyltransferase; protein product: MDRPDPRTTYDRIADHFAATREHPWPEIESFVADAEPTSLALDVGCGNGRHAETLADRADRVVGLDASRGLLETARRRYVDRGHDFGFPLVQGDAARLPLSADRFGLGVYVATLHHLRPRATRIDSLDELERVLAPGGRALVSVWSTTHDQFDADRGFDTTVDWTLPDGETVPRYYHIYNPEEFDRDLSASSLVVHDAFRASGNCYAVVGPGD
- a CDS encoding NAD(P)/FAD-dependent oxidoreductase, with the protein product MSDIDTDYDYDYDVAVVGGGPAGLTAALYATRLGHDTVVLDRGGGRAAMMQDTHNVIGVTEDVSGVEFLATAREQVQSYGATYRRAFVSGLDRDDDGRFRLETDDATLAADRVVLATGFSDSRPDPPLPPTGRGLHYCLHCDAYMFVDEPVYVMGHGDSAAYVAMIMLNFTDEVDLLTRGDDPTWSDETGEMLDAHPIDVIHEEISGMNRGSDGWLESFEFEDSVGPRPTGSEGRGHSGSRPPADDSRTESGDGTVREYRGGFPMYGSEYNAGLADDVGCERNDDGTVVADDHGRTSVDGVYAVGDLVQGHNQIPVAMGQGAKAGIAIHMDLRAFPRSLDEIEERGAVDPDEVPAISEALREQARAFREGEATAAADD
- a CDS encoding HalX domain-containing protein, whose product is MTDSTDSRPTVLIVDDEQGLVDVYAAFLADDYTVRTAYGGEEALDQSNEDVDVVLLDRRMPTISGDEVLSTIRNCESDCQVVMVTAVYPDFDVLDMGFGGCLTKPVDSGELHSVVEQLLTRRGYDEQIQNYYQLIAKRAVLAAEKSENELNANDEFTALKQRIGELGAKVDTAIGEFDVSDFGASFRKLDSS
- a CDS encoding ATPase domain-containing protein, with amino-acid sequence MPINHTPISQISTGVEGLDELLRGGFIQNRMYLVTGEPGTAKTTLAMHFLHEGLANDETVLYIHGEESAEELKTNAAQFGIDISAVEFLDLGPDSDFFTEDSSFDLVDSSDIDQERYTEVIHEAIEEIDPGRVVVDPITQLRYLETSDYHYRKRILSFIRLLKKRGVTILATATLDTNQTASADIRSLSDGVVTLSRVADGRRIEVMKNRGVGQIEGDHGAEIRSSGLEVYPHIRPEPSDREFDPTPVGSGIPELDEMVGGGFERGTVTFITGPSGVGKTTLATVYLVQAARQLGKSVIYLFEERIETFEHRCRSLGIPIDELREEGLLLINVIEPGTLSAEEFSHKVRREVEEENVETVMIDGVSGYASVIKGNEDGLDRDLQSLTRYLINREVTVFVTDATHQVTGLSSATSHKISQIADNLTFISYVEIQSSLRKVIGVLKKRTGEFESSFREFEITADGIQIGEPLTEYSGILHGAPQAGGPPQRNLESE